One genomic segment of Cinclus cinclus chromosome 31, bCinCin1.1, whole genome shotgun sequence includes these proteins:
- the NCSTN gene encoding nicastrin, translating into PEIVCDPLLDYNIWSSLHSINSSGKVEPEQRLILAATRVDSHSFFWNVAPGAEAAVGSFVVLLAAAQALQEAPGSRDLPRNVLFIFFQGETFDYIGSSRLVFDMEQEKFPLRLENVGAFLELGQVSLRNDSVLWMHTDPISRRNESIESQVQNLLEVLRSSGSGSGVSLQEPGNSQPLPPSSFQRFLRSRNIPGVVLSDHRTAFRNRYFQSIYDTAENIGMRYPEGLTPEEQLEFVTDTAEALSQVGTLLARALFSLAGGTGGTESIRADPKTVTRLLYGFLINSNNSWFQSLIKPDQKGILGPFPQHYVAVSSPTNTTQLLQAVLGNLTGTRMNLSREQCQDPGKTAGLQPELYEYWWVQGPLEPNSSSRVPGCVRSRVRLSPALSPAFELRRWDSREFSTWTESRWKDIRARIFLVASRELELLTLSLGVLVLLLSLLCTFTPEIPNPQIPKPQGSQIHNPQFPNSQTQNSPIQNSQNSPIPAADAVPGGSGAAPVPALHFPHQLQGLAALRDPGPARIPWILKIRENPTERSWEIWESLPWILKIRENPTERAWEIWESLPWILKIRENPTEWAWEIWESLPWILKIWENPMERSWEIWESLPWILKIWEKPTERAWEIWESLPWILKIWENPMERSWEIWESLPWILKIWEKPTERAWEIWESLPWILKIREKTHGTGLRNQGIPPLDTENPGKTHGTVLGNLGIPPLDTENPGKPHGTDLGNLGIPPLDTENPGKTPRNGPGKSGNPSPGY; encoded by the exons ccagagatcGTGTGTGACCCACTGCTGGATTACAACATCTGGAGCTCCCTGCACTCCATCAACTCCTCGGGGAAGGTGGAGCCCGAGCAGAGGCTCATCCTGGCGGCCACACGA gtGGACAGCCACTCGTTTTTCTGGAACGTGGCCCCCGGGGCCGAGGCCGCCGTCGGTTCCTTCGTGGTTCTGCTCGCGGCCGCCCAGGCCCTGCAGGAGGCCCCAGGATCCCGGGATCTGCCCCGGAACGTCCTGTTCATCTTCTTCCAGGGG gagACCTTCGATTACATCGGCAGCTCCCGGCTGGTTTTTGACATGGAGCAGGAGAAATTCCCGCTGCGCCTGGAGAACGTCGGAGCCTTCTTGGAGCTGGGCCAG GTTTCTCTCAGGAACGACTCCGTGCTCTGGATGCACACGGATCCAATTTCCCGCCGGAACGAATCCATAGAATCCCAG GTGCAGAATCTCCTGGAAGTTCTCCGCagctccggctccggctccggcgtttccctgcaggagccagggaattcccagcccctcccccccTCGTCATTCCAGAGGTTCCTGAGATCCCGGAATATCCCGGGGGTGGTGCTGAGCGACCACCGCACGGCGTTCCGCAACAG GTATTTCCAGAGCATCTACGACACGGCCGAGAACATCGGGATGCGTTATCCCGAGGGATTGACTCcggaggagcagctggaattcGTCACCGACACCGCCGAG GCGCTGTCCCAGGTGGGGACGCTGCTGGCCCGGGCTCTGTTCTCACTGGCCGGGGGAACCGGCGGCACCGAGAGCATCCGAGCGGATCCCAAAACG GTCACCCGACTGCTCTACGGATTCCTGATCAACTCCAACAATTCCTGGTTCCAGTCCCTCATCAAACCCGACCAGAAGGGAATCCTGG GCCCTTTTCCCCAGCACTACGTGGCCGTGTCCAGCCCCACCAACAccacccagctgctccaggccgTGCTGGGAAACCTGACCGGGACCAGGATGAACCTGAGCCGGGAGCAGTGCCAGGATCCCGGGAAAACGGCGGGATTGCAGCCAGAG ctctACGAGTACTGGTGGGTGCAGGGTCCCCTGGAGCCCAACTCCAGCTCCAGGGTTCCGGGCTGTGTCCGTTCCCGTGTCCGTCTGTCCCCGGCGCTGTCCCCGGCCTTCGAGCTGCGCCGCTGGGATTCCCGGGAATTCTCCACCTGGACCGAGAGCCGCTGGAAGGACATCAGGGCACGGATCTTCCTGgtggccagcagggagctggag CTGCTGACGCTGTCCCTGGGGGTTCTGgtgctgctcctgtccctgctctgcaccTTCACCCCTGagatcccaaacccccaaattcccaaaccccagggATCCCAAATCCACAATCCCCAGTTCCCAAACTCCCAAACCCAGAATTCCCCaatccagaattcccaaaattccccaattcCAGCTGCTGACGCTGTCCCTGGGGGTTCTGgtgctgctcctgtccctgctctgcacttTCCTCATCAACTCCAAGGCCTCGCTGCTCTTCGGGATCCCGGCCCCGCCCGGATCCCCTGGATACTGAAAATCCGGGAAAACCCCACGGAACGGtcctgggaaatctgggaatccCTCCCCTGGATACTGAAAATCCGGGAAAACCCCACGGAACGGgcctgggaaatctgggaatccCTCCCCTGGATACTGAAAATCCGGGAAAACCCCACGGAATGGgcctgggaaatctgggaatccCTCCCCTGGATactgaaaatctgggaaaacCCCATGGAACGGtcctgggaaatctgggaatccCTCCCCTGGATactgaaaatctgggaaaaaccCACGGAACGGgcctgggaaatctgggaatccCTCCCCTGGATactgaaaatctgggaaaacCCCATGGAACGGtcctgggaaatctgggaatccCTCCCCTGGATactgaaaatctgggaaaaaccCACGGAACGGgcctgggaaatctgggaatccCTCCCCTGGATACTGAAAATCCGGGAAAAAACCCACGGAACGGGCCTGAGAAATCAGGGAATCCCTCCCCTGGATACTGAAAATCCGGGAAAAACCCACGGAACAGtcctgggaaatctgggaatccCTCCCCTGGATACTGAAAATCCGGGAAAACCCCATGGAACGGacctgggaaatctgggaatccCTCCCCTGGATACTGAAAATCCGGGGAAAACCCCACGGAACGGtcctgggaaatctgggaatccCTCCCCTGGATACTGA